From the genome of Longimicrobium sp.:
GGTCCTCGTCGCTGCAGGCCAGCGCCAGCACCGGGGCCAGGCTCTCGTCGCGCAGCACGAAATCTGCGCCCTCGGCGACGGCGGGGCGATACACGACGCCCATGTACGCCGCGAACGCGTCCACGGCGGGTCGCGCCTCCAGGTCCGTGGCTCCATCGCCCACCAGCAGCACGGGGCGGGGAAGGTCCCACTTGGCCAGCACCCGCGCCTTGCCTCCGCTGCGTGCCAACGGCGACTCGCGGTCGAATCCCATGTAGGCGCCGTCCGCGGCGAACGTGATCCCCACGGCGGCGACGTCGTCCGACGCGAGCCCCAGTTCCGCCGCGACCGCCTGCACCGGAGGTGCCAGGCCGCCGGAAAGGATCCGCACCGTCTTCCCCAGCCAGCGCAGCGCCGCCACCACCTCGCGGGCGTGCGGCACCAGCGTGTCCACGTACATCCGCCCGACCTCGT
Proteins encoded in this window:
- a CDS encoding HAD-IB family phosphatase, whose protein sequence is MSGFASVVFDCDSTLVRIEGIDELAGDAAGEIRALTDAAMRGEVPLEDVYGRRLDLIRPTRARVDEVGRMYVDTLVPHAREVVAALRWLGKTVRILSGGLAPPVQAVAAELGLASDDVAAVGITFAADGAYMGFDRESPLARSGGKARVLAKWDLPRPVLLVGDGATDLEARPAVDAFAAYMGVVYRPAVAEGADFVLRDESLAPVLALACSDEDRERLRDSPWAELV